The following DNA comes from Streptococcus canis.
GGCTACTTAACCGATAATTACACCGTTTCAAATGTCCTGACCGAATCTTTTGGCCAGTTTGATAATTATACCACCATGCAGTTGGCTCAATATGTCGCAACCATTGCGAATGGTGGCAATCGTTTGGCTCCTCACATTGTTCAGGGAATTTATGAGGATGACGGTAGCCAAGGCCCGGGTCAGTTGAGCAAGGCTATCGAGACCAGTATTCTTAATAAGGTTCAGTTATCGGGCGACCAATTGGCGATTATTCAAGATGGTTTTTATCAAGTGGTTAATAGTGGAAGTGCCTACGCCACAGGACGAGCATTAGCTGGTGGTCCGATCACTATTAGTGCTAAAACAGGAACGGCTGAAACCTATGCTATCGATAAAAATGGTCAAACCTTAGCCACTTACAATTTAAATGTCGTGGCTTACGGGCCAAGTGCTGATGCTGACATTGCAGTAGCTGTCATGTATCCACATGCTACCAATTCATTAGCTAAGGCACAACAACTGATCGCTAAAGACATGATTACACTCTACATGACAATGTATGGAAATCAATAAAGGAGAACTGAGTGCTTTACCCAACCCCTATTGCAAAATTAATTGAAAGTTATTCCAAACTCCCAGGAATCGGGGTTAAAACGGCAACCAGACTTGCCTTTTACACGATTGGAATGTCTAATGAAGACGTTAATGATTTTGCTAAAAATTTATTGGCCGCTAAGAGAGAACTGACCTATTGTTCGATTTGTGGAAACCTTACCGATGACGATCCTTGTCACATTTGCACAGACACGAGCCGTGATCAGACGACCATTCTGGTAGTAGAAGATGCTAAAGATGTTTCTGCTATGGAAAAAATCCAAGAGTATCATGGCTATTATCATGTGCTTCACGGCTTAATTTCGCCCATGAATGGTGTGGGGCCAGATGACATCAATCTTAAACGTTTAATTACCCGTTTAATGGATGGTAAGGTGACCGAAGTTATCGTAGCTACCAATGCTACAGCTGATGGGGAGGCAACGTCCATGTATATCTCACGGGTCTTGAAGCCAGCAGGAATCAAGGTAACCCGCTTAGCAAGAGGTCTCGCTGTTGGCTCAGATATTGAGTATGCTGATGAAGTGACCCTACTAAGAGCTATTGAAAATCGGACAGAGCTTTAATGAATAGAAACAAGTGGTTATTCTTACTTAGGTTAAGGTTCAGAAAAACTCATTCACAGTTTTAGATCGAGATGACCAAACAGAGACAACTGTTGTCAGAAGATTTTGAAAAGCCCTCTTCTTTTTGCTATAATAAGGAAGCATTTAATTCAGTTAGGAAAGGTTAGCTATGTCTAAACAAACGTTAGTGTTATTATATGGAGGTCGCTCTGCAGAACGTGAAGTCTCTGTGCTTTCAGCAGAAAGTGTCATGCGAGCAGTTAACTATGATAAGTTTTTAGTGAAAACTTATTTTATTAGTCAGACAGGACAATTCATCAAAACTCAGGAATTTTTAGAAAGACCAGCGGCCACAGAACGCTTGATGACTAATGAGACTATCCAACTTGATCAACAAATCAAGCCAAGTGACATTTATGACGATAAGGCAGTTGTCTTTCCAGTTTTGCATGGACCTATGGGAGAAGACGGTTCTATCCAAGGTTTCTTAGAAGTGTTAGGAATGCCTTATGTAGGAACGAATATCCTCTCCTCGAGTGTGGCCATGGATAAAATTACGACCAAGCGCGTCTTAGAGTCAGCCGGTATTCCTCAGGTAGCTTACACTGTTTATATTGATGGGCAGGATCTAGAAGCTTGTCTGACAAAGACCTTAGCCACCCTATCTTTTCCTATTTTTGTCAAGCCAGCTAATATGGGATCGTCAGTAGGGATTTCCAAAGCCCAAACAAAAGCAGAATTAAAAGAAGCCATTCAATTAGCGCTAACCTATGACAGTCGTGTCTTGATTGAACAAGGCGTGGTTGCCAGAGAAATTGAAGTTGGTCTCCTTGGGAATACAGAAGTCAAGTCAACCTTACCAGGTGAAGTCGTCAAGGATGTTGATTTTTACGACTATCAAGCCAAGTATATTGACAACAAGATCACCATGGCTATCCCAGCAGAAATTGATCCAGAGATTATGGCAACCATGCGGGTTTATGCTGAGTCAGCCTTCAAAGCCTTGGGTGGTTGTGGGTTGTCTCGTTGTGACTTTTTCTTGAGCCAAGACGGGCAGGTTTACCTTAACGAATTAAACACCATGCCAGGCTTTACTCAATGGTCTATGTACCCGCTTTTATGGGAGAATATGGGCTTGGCTTATCCAGATTTGATTGAAGAGCTGGTGATACTGGCACAAGAAATGTTTGACCAGCGTGAGAGCCACCTGATTTAAACCTACGATGTTGAGTATCATTTACTTGGATGGAACGGCAAACATCGCCAAGATGTGACGTTCGTCCTTTTTTGTTGCTCTTTTAGGAAGAATAGCAGAGCTATTAAGGGAGTTTGACATTTTAGACAATTTTCTGATATTTTATGCTATAATAGAAGGGAAATTGTAAAAAACAAGTGTTCTTAGAAGGAAAGCAAAATGAAATTAACCTTACACGAAGTGGCCAAAATTGTTGATGCACAAAACAATGTGTCTGACTTGGACGACGTTCCTCTGAATCAGATTGAGTTTGATAGCCGAAAGATTACAGAAGGAGACCTCTTTTTACCCTTAAAAGGTCAAAGGGATGGTCATGAGTTTATTGATTTAGCCTTTCAAAATGGCGCTGTCGCTACTTTTTCAGAAAAAGAATTACCGGGGAAACCCCATCTTCTTGTTGACGACTGCCTAAAAGCTTTTCAAAAGCTAGCCCATTATTATCTTGATAAGATGCGCGTGGATGTTATTGCTGTGACAGGCTCAAATGGCAAAACATCCACCAAGGATATGATAGGAGCTGTCCTATCAACCACTTACAAAACCTATAAAACGCAAGGAAATTACAATAATGAGATCGGCTTGCCTTATACCGTTCTCCACATGCCTGAAGATACCGAGAAAATTGTCCTTGAAATGGGGCAGGATCACATGGGAGATATTCATCTCCTATCTGAAATTGCAAGACCCCGTATTGCAGTTTTGACCTTAGTCGGCGAAGCTCATTTAGAATATTTTGGAAGCCGAGACAAGATAGCTCAAGGCAAAATGCAGATTGTTGACGGCATGAATTCAGATGGGATTTTAATTGCTCCGGGAGATCCTATTATTGACCCATATCTTCCCAAAAATCAGATGGTTATCCGTTTTGGAGATCAACAAGAAATTGATGTTACTGATATTCAAGAAGACAAAGATAGCCTGACCTTTAAGACGAATGTTTTGGCAGAGCCAGTGACCCTGCCCTTATCAGGGAAATACAATGCTATCAACGCAATGGTTGCGGCCTATGTTGGAAAATTATTGGCAGTAACAGATGAGGATATTATCGAAGCGCTTGAATCTGTTCAGTTAACAGGTAACCGTACGGAGTGGAAAAAGGCAGCCAATGGTGCTGATATTTTATCAGATGTTTACAATGCTAATCCAACAGCCATGCGTCTGATTTTACAAACATTTGCCAGCATTTCAACAAATCCAGAAGGCAAAAAAATGGCAGTGCTAGCAGATATGAAAGAACTAGGAGAAGACTCTGTTGCTTTGCATTCACAATTAATCCAACAGTTGTCACCTGATAGCATTGCTCAGCTTGTTTTTTATGGGGACGATATCCAAGAACTGGCACAATTAGCTAGTCACCTTTATCCTGCCGGGAAAGTACGCTTTTTTCCTAAGAATCAACAGGAAGACCAGTTTGAAGCTATGCAAGAGCATGTCCAAGCTATTCTCAATCCTTCTGATCAAATCCTCTTAAAAGGAAGTAACTCGATGGGCTTGGCTAGGTTGGTTGACGATTTAGTAGGCAAGAAGGGGGAAGAGAGCCATTAGCCTTAGTTTTTAGAAAAAACACAGAGAAGGGGCTTGTTCTCTCATGAAGATTAAGGTATAATGAAAAAACATAGAAAGGTATGGTTATGGATTTTTTTGCAACTGACCCCATTGGGTTACCTCACACCTCGCTTGTTTTTTACTTGTCATCACTTTTGATAGCATCTTTGCTAGTCTTTTTAACCCTTCAATCTTATAAATCAAGACCGTATCGCTATTTTTTCTTGGCTTTGCAGTTGTCACAAGTGATAGGCTTATACACTTGGTATGCTTTGAGAGGATTTCCCCTAAGCGAATCCTTACCCTTGTATCATTGTCGTATTGCCATGCTGGCTGTCTTTTTCCTACCAGACCGTAATAGCTTCAAGCAGCTGTTTATGGTGTTGGGGATAGGTGGGACTTTCTTGGCACTTTTATCGCCAGACCTTTATCCTTTCAAGCTATGGCATGTGGCGAATGTCGCCTTTTACCTGGGTCACTACGCCCTATTGGTTAATGGTTTGATTTACCTCTTGCGTTTCTACAACTCAAGTCAATTAAAATTCGCTCTAGTGTTACGTTATTTTGCAACGGTCAACTTTATTCTTCTCTTGGTTAGTTTGGCCACCAAGGGAAATTATGGTTTTGTGATAGATATTCCAGTGATTCACACTCATCACTTGCTCTTGAACTTTGTGATTGTCACCGGAGGATTGACGCTCATGGTCAAATTAATCGAGTGGGCTTATCTCAAATTTGGAGAAGTACAAGCCTTGGAGTTGGCCTTTTCTAAAGAAAAGTAAGCCGTTGAAAAAGCACCTAAAATCAGCTATAATAAGAAGGGTCTGGGATGATTTCCAGACTCGCTTTTTTTAGAAAAAAACAATAGCAATTAGCTAAAGATAAGCTAACCGTAAGCCTCTTAACATTTTTAAGGGCCAATCAACTGTGGAGAATGACCAGTCTAGCACAAGCCTTTTATATCAACGAGAATGTCATTAAAGCTAGGACTCATAGGAAAGCTCTGCTATTTTAACAAACAAGGAAAAAAAGAATGTCACTTATAGAAGAAATTAAAAAGCGTCGCACCTTCGCTATTATCAGTCACCCAGATGCGGGGAAAACAACAATTACCGAACAACTTCTCTACTTTGGTGGAGAGATTCGTGAAGCCGGGACGGTGAAAGGAAAGAAATCAGGTCAGTTTGCCAAGTCAGACTGGATGGATATTGAAAAGCAACGTGGGATTTCCGTTACCTCATCCGTGATGCAATTTGATTATGCTGGCAAACGGGTTAATATCCTAGACACACCAGGACACGAAGACTTTTCTGAGGATACTTACCGAACCCTGATGGCGGTGGATGCTGCTGTTATGGTTGTTGACTCTGCCAAAGGGATTGAAGCTCAGACGAAAAAGTTATTTGAAGTTGTCAAACACCGTAATATTCCTGTTTTTACCTTTATCAACAAGTTAGACCGTGATGGCCGTGAGCCCTTGGAACTCTTAGAAGAGTTAGAAGAAGTTCTAGGTATTGCTTCTTACCCAATGAATTGGCCCATTGGTATGGGACGCGCCTTTGAGGGCCTATATGATTTGCACAATAAACGTTTAGAACTTTACAAAGGTGACCAGCGATTTGCTGATTTTGAAGAAGGGGCAGTTCTTTTTGCGAAAAATCCTTTCTATGAGCAAGCTTTGGAAGATATTGAATTACTGGAAGAAGCTGGTAATGATTTTTCGGAACAAGCTGTTTTAGATGGTAAACTTACCCCTGTTTTCTTTGGCTCAGCCTTGACCAATTTCGGTGTGCAGACCTTTCTAGATACTTTCTTGGAATTTGCTCCAGAACCTCATGGTCACAAAACGACTGAAGATGTCATGATTGACCCTCTGGATAAAGATTTTTCTGGCTTTGTCTTTAAAATCCAAGCCAATATGGACCCTAAACACCGTGACCGCATTGCCTTTGTCCGTATTGTTTCAGGTGAATTTCAAAAAGGAATGGCTGTTAACTTAACCCGAACTGGCAAAGGAGCGAAATTATCCAACGTCACCCAGTTTATGGCAGAATCTCGTGAAAATGTTCAGAATGCTGTGGCCGGAGATATTATTGGGGTTTATGATACAGGTACCTATCAAGTTGGTGATACCTTGACTGTTGGTAAACGTAAGTTTGAATTTGAACCACTGCCAACCTTTACCCCAGAGATTTTCATGAAAGTTTCCCCGAAAAATGTCATGAAGCAAAAATCATTCCACAAGGGAATGGAGCAGTTGGTGCAAGAAGGAGCTGTTCAGCTTTACAAAAATTACCAGACTGGTGAATACATGTTGGGAGCTGTTGGGCAGCTGCAATTTGAAGTCTTTAAGCACCGTATGGAAGGTGAATACAAGGCTGAAGTTGTAATGACACCGATGGGGAAAAAGACTGTTCGCTGGATTTCAGAAGATGATTTGGATCAACGCATGTCGTCAAGTCGAAACATTCTGGCTAAAGACCGTTTTGATCAACCTGTTTTCCTATTCGAAAATGAATTTGCCCTCCGCTGGTTTGCAGACAAATACCCAGATGTCACCTTAGAAGAAAAAATGTAATGCCTATTGAGATTGAAACAATAAGACCTAGTTGCTTTCTAGCTAGATTGAGTTGCCTCAGTCTCTTTTTTGTTAGAACTGACGACATTTAGAAATTATGGTATAGTAAGAAAAAGGAGGATTACTTATGGGACTTTTATCAGGACTATTAGGAAATGCATCACAGCAGGATAATCAAAAGATTGAAGCGCAGCTAGCAGATGTTTTAGTAACTGGAGAACAAGTAGAACTAGCTTTTTCCTTGATTAGGGATTTGCTTGTCTTCACTGAAAAACGCTTGATTTTAGTGGACAAACAAGGGGTGACGGGTAAGAAAGTGACTTACAAATCGATTCCTTATCGCTCTATTTCTCGATTTAGTGTGGAAACCTCAGGTCATTTTGATTTAGATGCGGAGTTAAAGATTTGGATTTCATCTGCTATGGAGCCAGCCGAAAGCTTGCAGTTTAAGAGCGATCAAAGTGTTATTGCCATTCAACAGGCCTTGGCAGCAGCTGTTTTAGGAGAATGACATACGATTATTAAGATAAAACATGGCCACTGTTTCAGTAGAGAGGGTCATGTTTTTTGTTTCCAAAAAGAGGTAGTTTGCCATTATCAAAAAGGAATGTACTTTAAAATTAGTGTGATGCCAAGAGAATTCAAATAAGTCATTTTGATTTCTAAGCAAAGTTTTTGAAAAGGCTATATATTTTTGATAGGATAAGTTTTTGAGGAGCATTAAATAATGATAATAGAATTAAAAAATGTTGGTAAGGTCTTCCCCGAGTCACATTTCCAGTTGGAGGGAATTTCCTTTGCTATTGAAGAAGGAGAAATCGTTGGCTTAATTGGTTCAAATGGAACTGGGAAAAGTACGATTTTGAAGATGATGAATGGTTTGATTCCTTACGATAAAGGTTGTGTTCGCTACAAAGAACGAGAGTTAAACAGCTTATCTGCTAGTCAATTGCGACACATGCGTAAAGATATTGCCTATATTTTTCAGCACCATAACCTTTTGCCAGGTGAAACGGTTTTTTACCACCTTTCTCTTGTTTACAAATTGAATCATCAGAAAATAGATGACAGAGCTATTGATGACATTCTGGATTTTTTAGGTTTAACAAGGGTGAAACAGGTTAAATGCCATAGTTTAAGTGGCGGCCAGCAGCAAAAAGTGGCCATTGCCATGGCTATTTTACAAAAACCGAGATTGATTTTATGTGATGAAATCAGTTCAGCCTTGGATACCAATAGTGAAAAAGAGATTTTTGATTTATTAGCTAGTTTACGTGAGAAATACGGTATTTCTATCCTAATGATTGCCCATCATCTATCTGTTTTAAAACAATACTGTGATCGTGTGATGATTTTAGATGGACAGGCTATCGCAGAGACTGTGATTCCTGTAAAGTCAAGAATTGATCAACTGACAACAGATTACGTGACCCAAGTAAAGGAGTTTTTATTACATGACTGATATTTTGGCAAAACATGGTGAAGGGATTCTCAAATCTTTTTGGGATACTAATCTGATGCTAGGACTTACTTTAGCTTTGTGTTTTCTGATTGCTTTCCCCACAGGTATCTTGCTCTTTTCTCTGAAAAAATCGTATCTAATCAGGCATCCTTTGGCTTATCAATTTCTAAACCTTCTACTTGGAAGTCTGCGCAGCGTTCCCTTCCTTATCTTCATCTTTGTGCTCATTCCCCTCAATCGTTTACTTTTTGGAACATCTTTTGGAACCATAGCAGCCATTTTACCACTGACCCTCGTATCGGTGAGTTTGTATGCGCGTTACGTCGAACAGGCCTTGCTAAATGTTCCACAAATTGTTGTGGATAGGGCACTTAGTCTAGGGGCTAGTAAAGGACAGCTCATTCGTTATTTTTTAATTCCCTCCATCAAGATGGACCTTGTTTTGTCTTTTACAGCAACGGCAATCAGTGTTCTAGGGTATTCCACAGTTATGGGGGTCATTGGGGCAGGAGGCTTAGGAGAGTACGCCTATCGTTTTGGCTACCAAGAGTATGATTACCCAGTTATGTATTTGATTGTTTTCTTATTTATTATGTACGTCTTTATCTTGCAAAGTCTCGGTTATTTTTTAGCCAACCGCTATGCAAAGAAATAATCAAAAGCAAAGAGAAGTTATGAAAAAAAGTACTTCCCCTAGTCTGTTTCCTGATAGTATCAGTTTTCTTATGAAAGCGTGTTATTAATGAGGTTAACCTTATTTCCTATCTTTTTATTTCTAATTGTGTTACACTAGTTAGGTTGTTAATCAAACGACAAAATTAAAAGGCTTATAAGGCAGCTTCGCACTGCCTTTTTAGAAAAGAGAAACAATTGAAATTTACAGAATTTAACTTATCAGAAGACATCCAATCAGCTGTGGTCACAGCCGGTTTTGAGAAAGCATCTCCTATTCAGGAAATGACGATTCCTCTCGCATTAGAAGGAAAGGATGTTATTGGTCAGGCACAAACAGGAACCGGTAAAACAGCAGCTTTTGGTCTTCCAACCTTGAATAAGATTCGTACCAAAGACAATATTATTCAGGCTTTGGTCATTGCACCAACGCGTGAATTGGCTGTGCAAAGTCAAGAAGAATTGTTCCGTTTTGGGCGTGATAAAGGGGTTAAGGTTCGCTCTGTTTATGGCGGATCAAGCATTGAAAAACAAATCAAGGCCCTCAAATCAGGTGCCCATATTGTTGTGGGAACACCAGGTCGTTTATTAGACTTGATTAAGCGTAAGGCCCTTGTTTTAGAGCATGTTGAAACCTTAATCTTAGACGAAGCAGATGAGATGCTTAACATGGGATTCTTGGAAGACATTGAAGCTATTATTAGTCGTGTTCCAGCAGACCGTCAAACCTTGCTCTTCTCCGCAACAATGCCAGCACCAATTAAACAAATTGGGGTTAAATTCATGAAAGACCCTGAACATGTTCAAATTAAGAACAAAGAACTAACAAATGTCAATGTTGATCAATACTATGTACGTGTTAAGGAACAAGAAAAATTTAATACCATGACCCGTTTGATGGACGTTAACCAGCCAGAATTATCTATTGTTTTTGGTCGTACCAAACGCCGTGTCGATGAAATTACACGTGGTCTAAAATTACGTGGTTTCCGTGCTGAAGGAATCCATGGTGATCTTGACCAAAATAAACGCTTACGCGTTATCCGTGATTTCAAAAACGACCAAATTGATATTCTTGTAGCCACTGATGTAGCAGCGCGTGGTCTTGATATTTCAGGGGTTACCCACGTTTATAACTACGATATTACCCAAGATCCAGAAAGTTATGTTCACCGTATTGGTCGTACTGGTCGTGCGGGTAAATCAGGAGAGTCCATTACTTTTGTCTCACCAAATGAGATGGGCTACCTTTCAATGATTGAGAACCTAACGAAAAAACAGATGAAACCTCTTCGCCCAGCAACTGCGGAAGAGGCATTCCAAGCCAAGAAAAAAGTAGCCCTTAAAAAAATTGAACGTGATTTTGCAGATGATGCTATTCGTTCTAACTTTGACAAATTCAAAGGAGATGCTATCCAATTAGCAGCTGAATTCACTCCAGAAGAGTTGGCATTGTATATTTTGAGCTTAACGGTTCAAGATCCAGATAGCTTACCAGAAGTGGAAATTGCGCGTGAAAAACCATTACCATTCAAGTATGTGGGTGGTGGCCATGGCAATAAAAATGGCAAAGGTGGTCGTGGACGTGACAACCGTAACCGCGGAGATCACCGTGGTGGCTATCGTGGCGACCGTAACAGAGATGAGCGTAATGGTGATCGTCGTCGTCAAAAACGTGATAAACGTGACGGTCATGATGGCAGTGGCAATCGTGATTTCAAACGTAAACCAAAACGTAATGCTAAAGATTTTTTCAATAAAGAAAAGAAATCAAGCCCTAAAAACACTGGATTTGTGATTCGTCACAAAGGTGAATAGGATTAAAGAGAGTCGATTCCCATCGACTTTCTTTAATTTTCTGAAAAAGTTGCTTTTATTATTGAATCTGTTATAATGGTTTCAGTCATTTTATGGCACTTTTTTAAAAATTAGGAGGAAGATTGGGATGTCTGATGCCCATCATGCTGCCTTTGATAAAGCATCAAAAGCAGGTTTTATTATTGCTTTAGGTATTGTCTATGGAGATATTGGAACAAGTCCTCTCTACACGATGCAGTCTTTGGTTGAAAATCAAGGAGGTATTGCTCAGGTTTCTGACCCCTTTATTTTAGGGTCTGTGTCCTTGATTATTTGGACGCTGACCTTAATCACGACGATTAAGTACGTTTTGATTGCCCTAAAAGCTGACAACCATCATGAAGGTGGGATTTTTTCTTTATTCACCTTGGTTCGTAAAATGTCGTCATGGCTGATTATTCCAGCTATGATTGGTGGAGCAACGCTCTTATCTGACGGTGCCCTTACCCCTGCTGTAACTGTCACTTCTGCCATTGAAGGACTAAAAGCTGTCCCTGGTCTTAGCCAGATTTACCAGAATCAAACCAATGTCATTATCACGACTTTAGTTATTTTGATGGCTCTCTTTGGGATACAGCGGTTTGGAACGGGATTTGTTGGTAAAATATTTGGACCGGTCATGTTTCTTTGGTTTAGTTTTCTAGGTATTAGTGGCTTTTTAAACACGCTGGGGCATTTGGAAATTTTCAAAGCCCTCAATCCTTACTATGCCTTGCACTTGCTGTTTAGTCCTGAAAACCATCGAGGTATTTTTATTCTCGGCTCGATTTTCTTGGCAACGACAGGGGCAGAAGCCCTTTATTCGGACTTGGGTCACGTTGGTAGAGGGAATATTTATGTGAGCTGGCCCTTTGTTAAGATTTGTATTGTTCTATCTTACTGTGGCCAGGCTGCTTGGATTTTAGCGAATAAAAACTCAGGTATTGAACTAAACCCCTTCTTTGCCAGTGTGCCGTCTCAATTAAGGGTTTATTTTGTTATTTTGGCAACCTTGGCAGCTATTATTGCTTCACAGGCTCTTATTTCAGGATCCTTTACCCTAGCATCAGAAGCCATGCGCTTGAAAATTTTCCCTTTGTTTCGTGTGACTTACCCAGGTACTAATTTGGGTCAATTATACATTCCTGTCATTAACTGGATTTTATTTGCAGTAACCTCTTGTACCGTTTTGTATTTTAGAACATCAGCCCACATGGAGGCAGCTTATGGCCTTGCCATTACCGTTACCATGTTGATGACAACAATCCTCTTAAATTATTATTTAATCAAGGAAGGAATAGCCCCCTTCTTGGTTCACTTAGTGATGACTTTCTTTGCTGTGGTTGAATCTATTTTCTTTTTGGCTTCAGCTGTCAAATTCATGCACGGTGGCTATGTGGTTGTTATCTTGGCACTTACAATTGTCTTTGTCATGTTTATTTGGCATGCTGGCACCACTATTGTGTTTAAGTATGTGAAATCATTGGATTTAAATGACTATAAGGATCAAATCAAGCAGCTTCGAGATGATTTACGTTTTGACCTGTACCAAACAAATGTTGTTTACTTGTCTAATCGGATGAATAAGCAGATGATTGACCGTTCGATTTTGTACTCTATTTTGGACAAACGTCCAAAACGAGCTCAAGTTTATTGGTTTGTTAATGTAAGGGTTACTGACGAACCTTATACCGCTAAATATAAGGTTGACATGATGGGAACAGATT
Coding sequences within:
- a CDS encoding KUP/HAK/KT family potassium transporter, producing MSDAHHAAFDKASKAGFIIALGIVYGDIGTSPLYTMQSLVENQGGIAQVSDPFILGSVSLIIWTLTLITTIKYVLIALKADNHHEGGIFSLFTLVRKMSSWLIIPAMIGGATLLSDGALTPAVTVTSAIEGLKAVPGLSQIYQNQTNVIITTLVILMALFGIQRFGTGFVGKIFGPVMFLWFSFLGISGFLNTLGHLEIFKALNPYYALHLLFSPENHRGIFILGSIFLATTGAEALYSDLGHVGRGNIYVSWPFVKICIVLSYCGQAAWILANKNSGIELNPFFASVPSQLRVYFVILATLAAIIASQALISGSFTLASEAMRLKIFPLFRVTYPGTNLGQLYIPVINWILFAVTSCTVLYFRTSAHMEAAYGLAITVTMLMTTILLNYYLIKEGIAPFLVHLVMTFFAVVESIFFLASAVKFMHGGYVVVILALTIVFVMFIWHAGTTIVFKYVKSLDLNDYKDQIKQLRDDLRFDLYQTNVVYLSNRMNKQMIDRSILYSILDKRPKRAQVYWFVNVRVTDEPYTAKYKVDMMGTDYMVRVELYLGFRMPQAVPRYLRTIVHDLMESGRLPKQEQTYTITPGRDVGDFRFVLIEERVSNARQLSGFERFIMQTKASIKHVTASPMRWFGLQYSEVTLEIVPLILSDVLKLPIKELVPVEDSNA